One region of Candidatus Peribacteraceae bacterium genomic DNA includes:
- the rplP gene encoding 50S ribosomal protein L16 — protein sequence MLEPKKLKYRKQHRNRGAFYGKATRGIELAFGSFGLKAQTAGELTARQIEAARRAMTHRVQRGGKIWIRVFPHTPVTKKAAEVPMGSGKGSVEYYACVIRPGAILFEIDGLPEIAAREALILASHKLPMRTKIVTRHTL from the coding sequence ATGCTCGAACCGAAGAAGCTCAAATACCGCAAGCAGCACAGGAACCGTGGCGCCTTCTACGGGAAGGCGACGCGTGGCATTGAGCTGGCATTCGGCAGTTTCGGGCTCAAGGCGCAGACGGCCGGCGAGCTCACAGCGCGCCAGATCGAAGCGGCACGCCGCGCCATGACGCACCGCGTGCAGCGCGGCGGAAAGATTTGGATCCGCGTTTTCCCGCACACGCCCGTCACCAAGAAGGCCGCCGAAGTGCCGATGGGCTCGGGGAAGGGGAGCGTGGAGTACTACGCATGCGTCATCCGCCCCGGCGCCATCCTGTTCGAAATCGACGGCCTGCCCGAGATCGCCGCCCGCGAGGCGTTGATCCTCGCCAGCCACAAACTCCCCATGCGCACGAAGATCGTCACCCGCCACACCCTCTGA